The Mugil cephalus isolate CIBA_MC_2020 chromosome 8, CIBA_Mcephalus_1.1, whole genome shotgun sequence genome segment ctcctcttcctcctccatccaaaTAGGACTCCTGTGggtgggggaggaaggggaaggtgGGGTGAGGAACTGAGGGGGGGAGGTGACAATACTGGAAGGAGGTGTGGAGAAGGAGTATGAAGGCATACAGGAGAAATGGGGAGGTggagcagtggaggaggagtaATGAGAGGAGGGATGGTAGAGGAGGTCCGATGAACGAAGGGAGAGGAGGCTGAAATCTGAGGGGAGGTCTGAGAGctggtggaggggaggagaaaggaggagggggaggagttaAAGTATTAATGACCACCCTCTGGTGGACAAACgaacaacatgaaacaaactgTATGAAGAGGAGCAACTGATCCCTGAAGGGTCAAGTTCTGGGTCAGGTTTGGTACCTGGTTGTGGTGTCTCGTCTCCTTGGCAACCAGCTGTAGTTGTATGTTGTCATGGAGACAGAGGCTGACTCTGACCTTCTGCTCAATGCTGAACGCCTCCAAACTGAACACGAAGCGCCAGCGGCTCTGAACGCACCTCAGCACGAAGATGTGGAGCGGCTCAGACGACCCTGAACGCAGCATGAGACCCTCAGACCCACAACAGCACAACGacagggtgggggtgagggtgagggagggCAGGGGTACCTACTATCTCTGAGCTGGAGTGCGTTCAGGTGCAGCGGACTCTGGAGGACGTTGCAGCTTCCAGCTCCGTCATCTCTGGTGAGAAGCAGCAGGTCGTTGTAGATCAACACCGTCACCTGGAGAGAAAACTGATCCTGGTTCAGGTTCCACCAACACCCCCTCTACCCCACCTCCACTACCATATTGGAGCTAAACCAGGACAGATTTCCAGTGTTTAAATATGGTCTTGATGATCCAGCTCTGATGCTGACAATAAACAGAACCCTAAACCTGAACTAAAGAACTCTTtgtggacttcaggaggaaacacagactGATCCGACCCTCTTTTCACCAAGTGCATGTAGAGGGTTGACACTGCCTTTAAGTTCCTGGGAACCCTGATCTCAGACCACCTCCCCTGGACTGCCAGAGGCACAGCAAGGATTCCACTTCCTGGAGGAAGCTGGGGAGACATCGAGTGGTCTGGTTCGGTGGAGCTGATACCTGTGTGGGTAGCAGGTGGTCCTGGTGTAGAACCATCTCCTCAGACATCAACAGGGTTCTATCTGGACTGCAGAGATCTAGAGgctgaaacacagacatggaTTGGTTGTTATGGGGTTCAGGCTTAAGCCTCAGTTGGGTTAGGTTCAAATCTGCTCACAGAGAGGTGGTTCTAGTTCTAGAACAAGGAGGTTCTGAGGCAGATGTGGACCTAAGCCCAGTTTAGAGTTCTGACCTGGACGAAGACAGGGAAGATGAGACTCTTTGGAGTCAGAGTGTTGTGGGTTCCATATCCAGAACCGGGGAGATGCGACTGAACGATGGTGCAGTTCTGGTAGTTGCCGTAGTTACCAGGCGGGGATGACGGGAACGTGGTAGAGGTGTGGTGGGGTGACCCAGTTCTAGGGTCATGGACGATGTTCTGACCTCTACTGGGATCAGTCTGGTATAGACGACCTGGAGTACCGACACATTCAATCAGTTCATGATCATCAGTACTCAGGTCAGAGGTAGGGCGAGAACCAACTTACCAATGGTTCCACTCCCATCACGGTAAACCGGCAGCAGCTGAAACGGAACAGACGGAGAACACTTCATTAACCCTAGCCCAGGAAAATCAGGGTtctaacaaataaaacatcCGGGTTCTAACACTGAAACATCAGGACATTATGGCTCAGGTAAACGTGGGCTCTGGGTTCTTCCTGTCTCATCATAGAACCTGGTCTCAGGTTCTGCCCTGTTGACTCACCTGCTCCTCGGGACTAACAGCTGACAGGATGATGTAATTTTCTCCATTTGATGATGTCACACGGGTTCCTTTGAGGGTGGTGGTGTGAGGAGagaacacctcctcctcttctttctcttcctcgtcctcctcatcctcctcgtccttcttCCAGTTTCTCCACAGAGAACCCAGATGGCCCAAACTGGACCGGATCCTGTCTCCAGACTTGGTTCGGGAGGGGTGAGACCTCTAGGAGACAGATGGACATGTTCTAGTCCAGACCCAGGATCAAGACAGAAGTTAGCTTCAGGTAAACTCACCGCGGTTCGTACTGGTGGGCGGAGCCAGGCGTCACATCCTGACCTGAGCTCAGGGGAACCTCTCCACACCACCAAGATGATCTGAGACGGACAACCCCTGCACAGAGACCTGGTTTcagactgaaactgaacagagagtaaaacagtttgtgtgtttaggggggggggggggtctaccTGATGGCGTGGGCGAGGTCGACACACTTCCAGGTTTCTACAGGAAGTCCATTCAGCTGCAGGACAGAGTCCCCCTGACGGAGTCCAGACTGGTGAGCTGGACCTCCTACGAACAGAGACCACCAACCAGATCAGGCCAAGAAGTCACATGAGTGATGTTTGTTTGAAGGGTTTCAGGTTTTACAACCAGGTCCCCATGTCCCCATGTCctcagacaatggacttgtctctgtcCTTGATCTGTTAGATCTCAGAGCTGCATTTGAATCTTTAAATTCTTCTACTGATACTGAAGTTATTCGTGGAGTTCCTCAAGGTTCTGTGCTCGAACCAGTACTCTTCACATTCTACATGATTCACTCaggaaacatgaaaatgaacatgtgAGGTTAATGAATAATTATACGAATTAAATTCTACCTTAACCAACAGGAACAGGTTGGTaactttaatataatatttaaggTCTTGGTTCTTACTGGGATCCACGTCCTGGACTCGGACCGGACAGTCAGAGCAGATGGTGAATCCAAAACCATCTCTTCCTCGACCGATGCTCACctgcagaaagacagaggaCATCAGCGTAGACAAGTTCAATCAGCGGACCAGTAGGGAGGGTCCAAACACatcctccatgtcctccatgtcctctaCGTCCTTTACATCCTCTATGCCCTCTATGTCTGAGAGTGAGTCCAGGATGTTTCCCGTCCTCGTCTCTCAgctgtttccatgacaacagaCAAAGTAAAGGTCGACTCCTCCATAAAAGAAGTTAATGTCCCTGAGTTTGGACTGACAGGCTGATATTAAACCTCCTGCAGGGACAAACCCAGGGAGACAAACTGTTTGACTTTCTCAGACAGGACAGCTCACCCTCCCTGCTTCTGGTTCCTCCACaactttatgctaagctaagctaatagcaTCGGCAGGACACATAACCGGGTCATGTTGTAGAACCAGACAGAACCATCTGGACCGACAgcagaaacaagaaacacatttgGAACCATTGAAAACATTAATGAAACATCAGGAGAGTCCAGATCAACCCGACTGGTTCTGGAGTGTAGATCCAGAGATGTAGACTAGTCTCCAGCACCAGACCTCATCCTCTGACGGGTTGAAacacagattttatttcttgTCACTTTCtatgaagaacaaaaaacaaacaaaaaaaaaaacaaaacaaacaaaacaaaaaacaaccaacatcAGAGATtaagctaaaggcctctctcacattggctgatgttcatgttgatgaatccactcaacaaccaaagacactgctctctgtccacaaagaacatttgggacaatgtttagtggacagatgagaccagagtagaatagtttggtttaaatgtttggagatgaaccaacactgcattccagcatcagaacctcatccctccatgaaacatgggggcgctaatgtcctggtttgggcctgttctgctgcatctgctcatcattgatggaccaatgaactgtgaattctaccagtgaactctgaaagaaaatgtcaggacatgagtccatgagctgaatgtgaagagaaactgggtcatggaggaagacaaggagcccaagaacaccagtggttctccagaagaaccagatgaatgtttaggaacaagtcaaagaaCGTCAGAGATAAATTTGACTGATGAACAGACCTGAGGCAGGTTCTCTCCGATGCAGACTCGACACAGCCGGTGGATGGTGTGCATGACAGCAGATCAGGATGTCCATTCAAATGCTCtacaccaggaccaggaccaggaccaggaccagctCCACAAACCAGATGTACAGATCCAGATGTGAAAAGCTCAAGGGTCCATATCAAAGAACCAGATCTGGACCAGAACCTAATAATAAATGCACGGCCTGGACtttagaaccagaaccaggtgAAACCCTCAAGTCTCCACAAAATGAATCCAACACTAGAACCAgaagaaccaggaccaggaccaggaccgacCGTGAGACCAGAGAGTCGAAGGCTTCGGGTCGACtggatgtgactgtgtgtgtgtgtgtgtgtaactgtgtgtgtaactgtgtgtgtgtgtgtgggaaccAACAGACAGAATAATAGCAGGAAACTGTccaacacacaaagacacacactgtgtgttcctgtgataagacacacacttcctgaacaaacacacatttgcagttgtgtctttgtgaggaccatTGGTGTTGGGGGGGCATTTACGCTGCTGATCAACCAGATTCTCCACATTTAGCCCCGCCCCCATAATGTGATTGGCTGGAGctgaatcagttcccaacaggcTCCTAtttgactcttattcttatgtctctgtctggttcatatatgttcaaATAGTCGTGGTCTTGGGAAGCTTGGACAAATCAATTTCCCCGtgggatcaatgaagtgatcttgaatcttgaatcttgaattgaaAGGATCCTGAAAGGTGAAACAACGTTATGGCTCTGTCTACTACTTGTGTGTTAgctcatgttcatgttcacctcatctcttaTACCAGTACACATTCCCTGTATTTGAGGGGtaatgtttataactatactgaccctgagattgtgcaataacacataacttcattattttcatacacttatatatatttccttatatatttctCACtatgtgcaatatttttttctctgtagagcaacaactcagaattcaggttcacttcacttgtacatattgttatatatgtttcctgtattttttacattctcttacttattctgaatgctctttgttctaaacactgttacactttgggttggagctgctgtaacgaaaagtaattttcccctgggatcaataaagtgattctgattctgattctgaataatatatgaaaacagaaaccagGAAGTAAAGGAAGTGGTTCTAGGTGAAGATTCAGAACTGATTTTAGACTTTAGGACATCTGACGTCCCTGAACGTCTCATATCTCATTAGTAACTCACCATCAGTGGTTGGATCAAGTCTCTGGACACGTGGCTGGACAACCTAGAGTTGCTATTGCTGGGGTCGGGACTGAGGGACGTGTTGGTCACGTCTTTGAGTCCAGTGCTGGCCTGGGTCTGGTCAGGCTCTGGAGTCCAGTCCGGAGTCCTCCTGAGGTCGGCTGCAAGGAGACAaccaccatcttcatcatcatcattagaCCAGGACCAGGCCACGTTCTTCCAGAACATCTGGACCCGTCCAAACCCAGAACAGAACCGAACTGAGATACAGGTCAACACAGCGTTTGTCCCCCAGGAGACACATTCACTCTAACTGTCCATCATGGAATCTTGTGTGttggacaaacaacaaaacatctgaaaaaatcCGAGCAATGTCCTGGAGATGGACCAACACCCCGTCCCCTGTCTTATCCTCtgtcctgtccctgtcctcctgGTCGAACGAGTGTCAGATCtcagagagagaggctgagggGATCTGAGCTTTTGTGAAGGTCACATGGTTACCGGCCTGCCTCCCATCACCTAGGTAACCATGGGGACTCATGGGTGGGGCGGGTGGGGGTCAACTAGGTAACCATGGGGACCTATTGGGGGATTACTAGCTCTATGCTACACATTAAGACAGTCCCGGACCGGGTCCCAGTCCTGGTCTGAGACCACCTGTGGAGTGTTGGTCAAATCTCAGATTCTGGTGCCGTAACTGATAAGTCATTGACGGACAGACAGGATGTCCTCACTATCTCTCTGTCCTCCGGACATCTGGACCTCAGTTCCAGCTAACTCGAGACACAGCGTCCTCCCCTGGAAGATGAATGGACATCTGAGTCCTGAAGCGATCGAGCTGAGACGGAGGTGGAGCTCGTCCCTGTGATTAACGCTAATGAGGGTCATGTCCTCTCAGGGAAAGAGTCTCAGTCTCAACCCGTCCTACTGCAGAGACATGATGTTGGACTGTTGGACAGATTGGACATGCAGTGGACAGGTTGAACATGTTGAACATGTTGAACATGTGTTGGACATGTTGGACATGTGTTGGACATGTTGGACATGTTGGGCATGTGTTGGACATGTTGGACATGTGGCCACAGACTGAAGCTGattaactctctctctctctctctcgctcgccCTGCAGCAgatggtctctctctctctgtctcaggttTCCATGACGATGTGTCCTCAGCCGTCGTCCTCCAACATTCAGATTATTAGTTGGTTTGAGCCCGAAGACAAAGCACGTGAGTTCACAtcatcattttgtcatttatcactttattagtttaaatgtttattagtttaaatgtttattagtgtaaatgtttattagtttaatagtttattagtttaaatgtttattagtgtaaatgtttattggtgtaaatgtttattagtTTAACAGTTTATTGGACTTAGACTTtgatgatccacaagggaaatgtcTCAGTAGtttagctgcacataaaagaaacagtcttaagaaccacaagtaaaaagatacataaaataaaaattattaaaataaaaaaatagtgtgaacaaaaaaaatgtacaggaTTATCATGTGAACAAATACTCAAGAAATAGAAGAATATAGAGtgtatgtattatattttgaatataattatatttatattagggctgtcaaagttaaCGCGTTAATCGCGatgcaattaattaaaaaaacgttGTTTTTTTGATCACGGGTCATCGCGGCCCAGTTTGTCCTCTAGTAGACCGGAGTGCGGGACCTCCAGTCCAGTAGGTTGTGTTAAGGCACCTTCAAGTTAGTTGCCAACcgtagagaagaagaagaagaatgagagcAAAACTTCTTCCATTCAAACCGCCgtcatggaaaaaaataccCCTGGGCTTCTGAATGGGGCGTTTCACTTTAAAAACTTTAAGACGGCTCAGtcgacaaaacaaaagtaatatgCGCCTTCACCGAAGTACTAGCAGCGTGAGCTACCACCTACAAGCAACACATGGCGGCAGTTTTCAGTCCAGGCTGGCAAGCAGCAGATTCGTCAGACCTCTGTGGTTGAGTGTGTGAGTCGTCGCCGACCACCGGACGAAGCAAAGTTAACTACAGCGGTGGCGAAATGGGCGGCAACTGACTGCAGACCGTTGAACATCGTTGAAGATGTGGATCTAAGGGACGTTCTTCGTTTGGCAACTGTTGATCCATCATACACATTACTGTCGCGGGGAACAATTGGTAAACGCATACATGACCTGTATGAGACTGAGAAGGCAAGTAAACTGGAACTCCTGAAAACTGCACATGCTGTCGCATTAACAGGGGATCACTGGACATCAGTGAGCAATAAAAATGATCTTGGAGTAACTGCACACCATATAGACAATGACTGGATATTGCAGTCGTTTGCTTTAACAGTTCAACATACAGGAGAACGACACTTTGCTGAAACATGTACCCAGCATTTCACTGAAGTTGCAGAGAAATGGGATATTGCAAAAAAAGGTGACAACAATTGGCACAGATAGTGCACGGACTATGGTAGCAGCAGTAAGACTGATGCTATATGAACACGTGCGGTACATTGCGCACAGTATACAGAGGTCAATTAAAGTACCGCAAACTGGTTGGACATTTTAAGCACAGTCCAGCTAACGCTGAAGAACTGCGACGCAAACAAgtggagaaggagcagaaggaggaacCTCTAATCCAAGACGTTTCCACTCTGAGCATGATCACTCGgcttcacagaaacaaa includes the following:
- the LOC125012543 gene encoding regulator of G-protein signaling 3-like isoform X1, whose protein sequence is MFWKNVAWSWSNDDDEDGGCLLAADLRRTPDWTPEPDQTQASTGLKDVTNTSLSPDPSNSNSRLSSHVSRDLIQPLMVSIGRGRDGFGFTICSDCPVRVQDVDPRGPAHQSGLRQGDSVLQLNGLPVETWKCVDLAHAIRGCPSQIILVVWRGSPELRSGCDAWLRPPVRTARSHPSRTKSGDRIRSSLGHLGSLWRNWKKDEEDEEDEEEKEEEEVFSPHTTTLKGTRVTSSNGENYIILSAVSPEEQLLPVYRDGSGTIGRLYQTDPSRGQNIVHDPRTGSPHHTSTTFPSSPPGNYGNYQNCTIVQSHLPGSGYGTHNTLTPKSLIFPVFVQPLDLCSPDRTLLMSEEMVLHQDHLLPTQVTVLIYNDLLLLTRDDGAGSCNVLQSPLHLNALQLRDRSSEPLHIFVLRCVQSRWRFVFSLEAFSIEQKVRVSLCLHDNIQLQLVAKETRHHNQLSDLPSDFSLLSLRSSDLLYHPSSHYSSSTAPPPHFSCMPSYSFSTPPSSIVTSPPQFLTPPSPSSPTHRSPIWMEEEEEERQQGEGESASETSEIVRGPGGRGHLLSPAPLKAKEEEESDDNEEEGLMSTYRPAVLRRSLSEGSLLQEPRWLRFLSDSTIHHLTRQTSLDRPSCPPSPQTLKEQLTRAGGSLHHMMLLLSGTKGGESRNRQRKKKKRKNLAADVQSLRWNNRTSIHGNSLEKALRNSRPSVAEVLRWTESLKVLLTSQYGLVAFRHFLRSEFCEDNLDFWLAVERFKRTRPFSKMSSSAEKIYDEFISTTASRQVNVDSSVRELTNQSLRRGVSPASFQLAQDQVFGLMESDSYPRFLKSRLYSQLANHRPPPGTEWADPE
- the LOC125012543 gene encoding regulator of G-protein signaling 3-like isoform X2, which codes for MFWKNVAWSWSNDDDEDGGCLLAADLRRTPDWTPEPDQTQASTGLKDVTNTSLSPDPSNSNSRLSSHVSRDLIQPLMVSIGRGRDGFGFTICSDCPVRVQDVDPRGPAHQSGLRQGDSVLQLNGLPVETWKCVDLAHAIRGCPSQIILVVWRGSPELRSGCDAWLRPPVRTARSHPSRTKSGDRIRSSLGHLGSLWRNWKKDEEDEEDEEEKEEEEVFSPHTTTLKGTRVTSSNGENYIILSAVSPEEQLLPVYRDGSGTIGRLYQTDPSRGQNIVHDPRTGSPHHTSTTFPSSPPGNYGNYQNCTIVQSHLPGSGYGTHNTLTPKSLIFPVFVQPLDLCSPDRTLLMSEEMVLHQDHLLPTQVTVLIYNDLLLLTRDDGAGSCNVLQSPLHLNALQLRDRSSEPLHIFVLRCVQSRWRFVFSLEAFSIEQKVRVSLCLHDNIQLQLVAKETRHHNQLSDLPSDFSLLSLRSSDLLYHPSSHYSSSTAPPPHFSCMPSYSFSTPPSSIVTSPPQFLTPPSPSSPTHRSPIWMEEEEEERQQGEGESASETSEIVRGPGGRGHLLSPAPLKAKEEEESDDNEEEGLMSTYRPAVLRRSLSEGSLLQEPRWLRFLSDSTIHHLTRQTSLDRPSCPPSPQTLKEQLTRAGGSLHHMMLLLSGTKGGESRNRQRKKKKRKNLAADVQSLRWNNRTSIHGNSLEKALRNSRPSVAEVLRWTESLKVLLTNGLVAFRHFLRSEFCEDNLDFWLAVERFKRTRPFSKMSSSAEKIYDEFISTTASRQVNVDSSVRELTNQSLRRGVSPASFQLAQDQVFGLMESDSYPRFLKSRLYSQLANHRPPPGTEWADPE
- the LOC125012543 gene encoding regulator of G-protein signaling 3-like isoform X3, whose product is MHTIHRLCRVCIGENLPQVSIGRGRDGFGFTICSDCPVRVQDVDPRGPAHQSGLRQGDSVLQLNGLPVETWKCVDLAHAIRGCPSQIILVVWRGSPELRSGCDAWLRPPVRTARSHPSRTKSGDRIRSSLGHLGSLWRNWKKDEEDEEDEEEKEEEEVFSPHTTTLKGTRVTSSNGENYIILSAVSPEEQLLPVYRDGSGTIGRLYQTDPSRGQNIVHDPRTGSPHHTSTTFPSSPPGNYGNYQNCTIVQSHLPGSGYGTHNTLTPKSLIFPVFVQPLDLCSPDRTLLMSEEMVLHQDHLLPTQVTVLIYNDLLLLTRDDGAGSCNVLQSPLHLNALQLRDRSSEPLHIFVLRCVQSRWRFVFSLEAFSIEQKVRVSLCLHDNIQLQLVAKETRHHNQLSDLPSDFSLLSLRSSDLLYHPSSHYSSSTAPPPHFSCMPSYSFSTPPSSIVTSPPQFLTPPSPSSPTHRSPIWMEEEEEERQQGEGESASETSEIVRGPGGRGHLLSPAPLKAKEEEESDDNEEEGLMSTYRPAVLRRSLSEGSLLQEPRWLRFLSDSTIHHLTRQTSLDRPSCPPSPQTLKEQLTRAGGSLHHMMLLLSGTKGGESRNRQRKKKKRKNLAADVQSLRWNNRTSIHGNSLEKALRNSRPSVAEVLRWTESLKVLLTSQYGLVAFRHFLRSEFCEDNLDFWLAVERFKRTRPFSKMSSSAEKIYDEFISTTASRQVNVDSSVRELTNQSLRRGVSPASFQLAQDQVFGLMESDSYPRFLKSRLYSQLANHRPPPGTEWADPE